A single region of the Mesotoga sp. BH458_6_3_2_1 genome encodes:
- a CDS encoding DUF4911 domain-containing protein gives MNKTVEYDLFVRIRPEDIHVLCYIAEAEDNLMNIRHVTDEGLLKIIVPADLLDEVKSFLKSIRNRIDLEVVEIRANPGHT, from the coding sequence ATGAATAAAACAGTGGAGTACGATCTCTTTGTCAGAATAAGGCCCGAAGATATTCATGTGCTCTGCTACATTGCCGAAGCCGAAGACAATCTAATGAACATCAGGCATGTCACAGATGAGGGCCTTCTCAAAATTATCGTTCCCGCAGATCTTCTTGATGAAGTGAAGAGCTTTCTGAAGAGCATTAGAAACCGTATCGATCTGGAAGTGGTGGAGATTCGTGCGAATCCTGGACATACTTGA
- the rpmE gene encoding 50S ribosomal protein L31: protein MKKEMHPEMKLITVKCTCGAEHKFYSTKDTIKVDLCSSCHPYFRGDASSMILDTEGRVQKFRNKYGDNY from the coding sequence ATGAAAAAAGAGATGCACCCAGAGATGAAACTGATTACTGTAAAGTGTACCTGTGGCGCAGAACACAAGTTTTATTCTACCAAGGACACCATAAAGGTTGACCTTTGTTCGAGCTGCCATCCCTACTTCCGTGGAGACGCATCTTCAATGATTCTCGACACTGAAGGAAGAGTTCAGAAGTTCAGAAACAAATACGGAGACAATTACTGA
- a CDS encoding GTPase — protein MKCNGCGVELQHEDPAGLGYISESVMESRFNSGKEILCRRCFLMKHYSSLPEGNMVAHSLENMKEYLRLAHDVIYVIDISDFDGTFRRDITDLLKDHSVHYILNKIDLLPREVKVDEMRDWASGILKAPVSRVRPVSVLGQYGLNSLFAYLKSSACEYVSVGVTNVGKSSLLNGLMRSEKITVSRFPGTTVEVTSRTLYNSSVTIYDTPGIFTEDRLTDLLSVEDQSRFLPRKKLVRSTFQFHEARTVFLSGFVRIDAKNETDPVGILHTFVPESVSVHETNSNTGVEEWDRWFGGILKPPFSSSARSEYKWKSEKFRLRTGQELHICGLGWINVAKGPITLVLTTPESVTLKVRKGLVGPKKFKK, from the coding sequence ATGAAATGTAATGGGTGCGGTGTTGAGCTGCAGCATGAGGACCCGGCCGGTTTGGGATACATATCCGAGTCGGTTATGGAATCAAGGTTCAATTCAGGAAAGGAGATCCTGTGTCGAAGATGTTTCCTTATGAAGCATTATAGTTCGCTGCCAGAGGGTAATATGGTTGCTCATTCGCTTGAGAATATGAAGGAGTATCTCCGTCTCGCTCACGATGTAATCTATGTAATTGATATCTCAGACTTTGACGGGACCTTCAGGAGGGACATCACGGACCTCCTGAAAGATCATTCCGTTCACTACATTCTGAACAAAATCGATCTGCTTCCCAGAGAGGTTAAAGTGGATGAAATGAGAGACTGGGCCTCGGGCATTCTCAAGGCGCCGGTGAGCAGAGTTAGGCCTGTCTCGGTTTTGGGACAATACGGACTGAACTCGCTTTTCGCCTATCTAAAATCCAGTGCGTGTGAGTACGTTTCGGTAGGAGTTACCAACGTTGGGAAGTCCTCACTCCTTAATGGTTTGATGCGTTCCGAAAAGATAACAGTCAGTCGTTTTCCCGGAACAACGGTAGAGGTGACATCGAGGACACTGTACAACTCTTCGGTTACCATTTACGATACTCCGGGAATATTCACGGAAGACAGATTGACCGATCTTCTGAGCGTTGAAGATCAGAGTAGATTTCTTCCCCGCAAGAAGCTGGTCAGATCGACCTTTCAATTCCACGAAGCCCGAACCGTTTTTCTGAGTGGGTTTGTGCGAATAGATGCGAAGAATGAGACCGATCCAGTGGGGATATTACATACCTTTGTTCCGGAGAGTGTTTCAGTCCATGAGACTAACTCGAATACCGGGGTCGAGGAATGGGATAGATGGTTTGGAGGAATTTTGAAACCTCCTTTTTCTAGTTCCGCAAGGAGTGAGTATAAGTGGAAGAGTGAGAAATTCAGACTGAGAACCGGTCAGGAGCTTCACATTTGCGGCCTTGGCTGGATAAACGTCGCTAAAGGTCCGATAACACTTGTTCTTACTACTCCGGAAAGCGTAACCCTGAAAGTGAGAAAGGGACTAGTCGGTCCGAAAAAATTCAAGAAGTGA
- a CDS encoding S1 RNA-binding domain-containing protein, whose translation MSVKVGTVVEGNVTSVKKFGAYVNLESGEEGFIHISKVAREYVKNIEDYLKVGQKVEAKVLGTTKDGKWELSIKDLKSKGSDEGPSSQDFEKKLAKFMRDSGEKISAFKRRLDKKRGIRKRP comes from the coding sequence GTGAGTGTGAAAGTGGGTACCGTTGTTGAGGGTAATGTAACTTCTGTCAAGAAATTCGGAGCGTACGTAAATCTTGAAAGCGGCGAGGAAGGGTTCATTCATATTTCCAAAGTGGCAAGAGAGTACGTGAAGAACATTGAAGACTATCTCAAAGTTGGTCAGAAAGTAGAGGCAAAGGTTCTTGGGACGACAAAGGACGGAAAGTGGGAGCTCTCGATCAAGGATTTGAAGAGCAAAGGCTCTGATGAAGGACCGTCAAGTCAAGACTTCGAAAAGAAACTGGCCAAGTTCATGAGGGATAGCGGCGAAAAGATCTCCGCCTTTAAGAGAAGACTCGACAAGAAAAGAGGTATCCGTAAAAGACCATAA
- a CDS encoding DUF72 domain-containing protein gives MVYLGTSGYSFPDWVGTAYPSGISSSQMLRYYHSVWRFNSVELNFTYYRMPSIKTITGILRKIPGEMTFAVKAPGQATHDLWKGDSGELRKVSGEFYQALQPMREEGRLGPVLFQFPWSFKFNERNREYIEEIAGSFDPDSNLLAFEFRHDSWANEAAFEAVEEAGGIPVTVDEPIIGGLFPYIPRAGLRGAYFRFHGRNPDWFNSNGSERYNYDYSEDDLRSFAIDVLEFHKRDLPVFVFFNNCYMGRAVHNALLLKDLLGGA, from the coding sequence GTGGTCTATCTTGGGACGAGCGGCTACTCATTTCCCGACTGGGTGGGAACGGCTTACCCTTCAGGGATCAGCTCTTCCCAGATGCTTAGATACTACCATTCAGTATGGAGATTCAACTCTGTTGAACTGAATTTCACATATTATCGGATGCCATCTATCAAGACAATCACTGGCATCCTAAGGAAGATACCCGGAGAGATGACATTTGCAGTCAAAGCACCGGGACAGGCGACGCATGATCTATGGAAGGGCGATTCCGGAGAGTTGAGAAAAGTATCCGGTGAATTCTACCAGGCTCTTCAACCCATGCGGGAGGAGGGTAGGCTGGGGCCGGTACTCTTCCAGTTCCCGTGGTCGTTCAAATTCAATGAGAGAAACAGGGAGTATATTGAAGAGATCGCCGGATCTTTCGACCCTGATAGTAATCTCCTGGCCTTCGAATTCAGACACGATAGCTGGGCAAATGAAGCGGCCTTCGAAGCGGTCGAGGAGGCGGGCGGAATACCTGTAACCGTTGACGAACCGATTATCGGCGGCTTGTTTCCTTATATACCCAGGGCAGGTCTTAGGGGTGCTTACTTCCGCTTTCACGGAAGAAATCCCGACTGGTTCAACAGCAACGGAAGTGAACGATACAATTACGATTACTCGGAAGATGACTTGAGAAGTTTTGCCATCGATGTGCTAGAATTTCATAAACGCGATCTACCTGTCTTTGTTTTCTTTAATAATTGCTACATGGGAAGAGCAGTACACAACGCTCTTCTTCTGAAAGACCTGTTAGGAGGTGCCTGA
- the pduL gene encoding phosphate propanoyltransferase produces MKLKQPAIKAGVSNRHLHLSAEDIERLFGKGHKLTPIKDLGQPGQYACDEKVILVGPKGAITGVRVLGPARKATQIEVSRTDAFSLGIKPPIKDSGDHTDTPGLTIVGPKGTVVLDSGVMLAKRHIHMTPEDARVYGVEDKEIVMVYAEGAGTRRVIFDDVLVRVHSSYALEFHVDVDEANAVILNNNDPVFIIEEL; encoded by the coding sequence GTGAAGCTTAAGCAACCGGCAATCAAGGCAGGCGTTTCAAACCGCCATCTTCATTTGAGTGCGGAAGATATCGAAAGACTCTTCGGCAAGGGTCATAAACTAACTCCTATAAAAGATCTCGGTCAACCCGGGCAGTACGCCTGTGATGAAAAAGTGATTCTTGTCGGTCCAAAGGGAGCAATCACGGGAGTAAGGGTACTGGGTCCCGCGAGAAAGGCCACTCAGATAGAGGTATCGAGAACCGACGCTTTTTCCCTGGGAATAAAGCCGCCCATAAAGGATTCCGGTGACCACACGGATACTCCCGGCCTGACGATTGTCGGTCCTAAAGGAACTGTCGTTCTTGATTCCGGAGTGATGCTCGCCAAGAGGCATATTCACATGACACCCGAGGACGCCAGGGTATATGGAGTAGAGGACAAGGAGATAGTAATGGTTTACGCCGAGGGTGCCGGAACGCGAAGAGTGATCTTCGACGACGTTCTTGTTAGAGTGCACTCGAGTTACGCTCTGGAATTCCATGTCGATGTGGATGAAGCAAATGCTGTAATACTGAACAACAACGATCCAGTATTCATTATTGAGGAGTTATAG
- a CDS encoding YqeG family HAD IIIA-type phosphatase: protein MRILDILDSAVPNDKAENVREVDYERLQKLGYNTILFDYDNTIAVWREPFDMRNKPVIDNLISSGMKVGVVTNGPQSRVKNLKDLFGEELKVYHSMRKPGTKELRKVLSDMKSRPEKTVIIGDLFFTDIIAGNRMGMYSILVAPLVDISQKWYKRLLGKITIAAYLVFFFTIGWVFRLGRLATPHLFANSVMDIDFDSLKESGHRLVIFDFDNTLESWGASTVSKEKRLLLNRVERLGLNILLISNGKADRLGKIDEELDTIKVISRARKPLTFKSKRVLKDYGVPPYKTVVVGDQLFTDIIMGNLLGAYTVKVEPISEKEFFWTKLVRRVERILLSKMRKHPEVEALDK, encoded by the coding sequence GTGCGAATCCTGGACATACTTGATAGCGCAGTACCAAACGACAAGGCGGAAAATGTCAGAGAAGTGGACTATGAAAGACTCCAGAAGCTCGGGTACAATACAATTCTCTTTGATTACGACAATACCATTGCAGTTTGGAGAGAGCCTTTCGATATGCGGAACAAACCCGTAATCGATAACCTAATCTCTTCAGGTATGAAGGTCGGCGTTGTAACCAACGGGCCCCAATCGAGAGTTAAGAATCTCAAGGATCTCTTTGGGGAAGAGCTGAAGGTATACCACTCGATGAGAAAGCCGGGCACGAAGGAACTGAGGAAGGTTCTTAGCGACATGAAATCGAGACCCGAAAAGACGGTCATAATTGGAGATCTCTTTTTCACAGACATTATTGCCGGAAATAGAATGGGTATGTATTCGATCCTTGTGGCGCCGCTGGTCGATATAAGCCAGAAGTGGTACAAGAGGTTGTTGGGGAAGATCACCATTGCCGCATATCTTGTATTCTTCTTCACAATTGGCTGGGTCTTCAGATTGGGAAGGCTGGCCACCCCACATCTCTTTGCCAATAGTGTAATGGATATAGATTTCGATTCTCTGAAGGAGTCCGGTCACAGACTCGTCATATTCGATTTCGACAACACTCTAGAGAGCTGGGGGGCAAGTACCGTCTCAAAAGAGAAGCGGTTGCTCCTGAACAGAGTTGAACGACTTGGTCTGAACATACTTCTGATTTCTAACGGGAAGGCCGACAGGCTCGGCAAAATAGACGAGGAACTCGATACAATTAAGGTTATTAGCCGGGCAAGGAAACCGTTGACATTCAAATCGAAACGAGTTTTGAAGGACTATGGAGTACCTCCGTACAAGACAGTAGTTGTCGGCGACCAGCTCTTTACGGATATTATCATGGGAAACCTTCTCGGAGCATACACGGTTAAAGTCGAACCGATCTCTGAAAAGGAGTTCTTCTGGACGAAGCTGGTCAGGAGAGTAGAGCGGATTCTCTTAAGCAAAATGAGGAAGCATCCCGAAGTGGAGGCGCTTGACAAATGA
- the glgP gene encoding alpha-glucan family phosphorylase: MYFLERVMAVPRLPEKLSRLEELSKNLWWSWNYHAQQMFKYIDPEMWYQEKRSPVRLLRRVRQTRLYELAEDKEFIKMYENTVKEFDKYMGGKDTWMEREHPDRKEQCIAYFCAEYGFHESFPIYSGGLGILAGDHLKTASDMGLNFVAVGLLYRNGYFEQRIDESGWQQNIYHSYEFEDFPVVPALDKAGDEVFVNIDFPGRKVWAKIWKAEIGRTSLYLLDTDIPQNEPEDRKITGTLYGGDRETRIQQEILLGIGGVRALRMLGYSPNAWHMNEGHAAFLSLERIRELVQKNSIEFSTASMIVKSGNVFTTHTPVPAGNDTFTLDMIDKYFRDFWSKMHADRDEFLNLGIEKLQGGGQHFSMTVLALRLSALANGVSQLHGRVSRNLWNHIYPDLPAVEVPITHVTNGVHIWTWLNPNLVELLDKYLPEGWHERVYDPEIWEGVDKIPESEIWELHMSLKSRARGFLQGRLKRQRMRLGETIEDLLEVEEALPEDVLTIGFARRFATYKRATLIFKDINRLKSIIANSERPVQFVFAGKAHPADDPGKELIRKLYEISRTPEFKSRVIIVENYDMNIARHLVSGVDIWLNTPRRPHEASGTSGEKAGMNGVLNFSVLDGWWVEGFNGENGWAIGDNRDYRDHELQDRIDSVSIYSTLEKEIIPLYYSRDEEGVARDWAKKMKSSIKEIGSRFNTHRMIAEYATDLYFPAADLSVEAERDGYKLAKSVAVWKDKFSASWNAIRIKPNVQAESSAKSIKVGQEIALSANIYLGTLDPSEVQAEIFVAKMNDEGEMDSFSLYPMKLIKEDVHGEYVYGGKFVVAEEGNLAYTIRVIPNPQKLPDRYFIPVAKWIV; this comes from the coding sequence ATGTACTTCCTCGAAAGAGTCATGGCGGTACCGAGATTGCCAGAGAAGCTGAGCAGACTCGAAGAACTGTCAAAGAACCTATGGTGGAGCTGGAATTACCATGCTCAACAGATGTTCAAATACATAGACCCAGAGATGTGGTATCAGGAAAAGCGAAGCCCCGTAAGGCTTCTCCGCAGGGTACGCCAGACTAGATTGTATGAGCTGGCAGAAGACAAAGAGTTTATCAAGATGTATGAGAACACCGTAAAAGAGTTCGATAAATACATGGGTGGAAAAGACACGTGGATGGAGAGGGAACACCCGGACAGAAAGGAGCAGTGCATTGCTTATTTCTGCGCGGAGTATGGATTTCACGAATCATTTCCAATTTATTCTGGAGGCCTCGGCATTCTGGCCGGAGACCACCTGAAAACGGCCAGCGACATGGGACTTAATTTCGTTGCTGTAGGACTTCTATACAGGAACGGATACTTCGAACAGAGAATCGACGAGTCTGGTTGGCAGCAAAACATTTATCACTCCTACGAGTTTGAGGATTTTCCCGTAGTTCCTGCACTAGATAAGGCCGGAGATGAGGTTTTCGTTAACATAGACTTTCCGGGGAGAAAGGTATGGGCGAAGATCTGGAAGGCCGAAATCGGCAGGACATCTCTTTATCTATTGGACACGGACATTCCTCAAAATGAACCCGAAGACCGAAAGATTACCGGTACGCTCTATGGAGGCGATCGTGAAACCAGGATACAGCAGGAGATTCTTCTCGGCATCGGCGGAGTGAGGGCCCTTAGAATGCTGGGTTACTCGCCAAATGCATGGCATATGAATGAAGGCCATGCGGCTTTCTTGTCCCTCGAGAGAATTAGAGAACTGGTCCAGAAGAATTCGATAGAGTTTTCGACCGCATCGATGATTGTAAAATCCGGCAACGTCTTCACAACACATACGCCGGTGCCTGCCGGTAATGATACGTTTACCCTTGATATGATTGACAAGTACTTCCGCGATTTCTGGAGTAAGATGCACGCCGATAGGGATGAATTCTTGAACCTCGGCATCGAAAAACTCCAGGGCGGCGGGCAGCACTTCAGCATGACGGTCCTTGCGCTCAGGCTTTCTGCTCTTGCTAATGGAGTCAGCCAGCTTCATGGAAGAGTCAGCAGGAATCTTTGGAATCACATCTACCCGGATCTGCCCGCGGTAGAGGTTCCGATAACTCATGTGACAAACGGAGTGCACATCTGGACTTGGCTGAACCCGAACCTGGTCGAGTTGCTGGACAAGTACCTTCCCGAAGGCTGGCATGAGAGAGTCTATGACCCGGAGATCTGGGAAGGGGTCGACAAGATACCGGAGAGCGAGATCTGGGAGCTACACATGTCACTGAAATCCAGAGCAAGAGGCTTTCTGCAGGGAAGGTTAAAGAGACAGAGGATGAGACTGGGCGAGACCATAGAAGACCTTCTGGAGGTCGAGGAAGCCCTGCCTGAAGATGTTCTCACTATTGGATTTGCAAGGAGATTTGCCACATACAAGCGCGCAACGCTGATCTTCAAAGACATTAACAGACTGAAGTCGATAATCGCGAACTCCGAAAGACCGGTTCAATTTGTTTTCGCAGGTAAGGCCCATCCGGCAGACGATCCTGGAAAAGAACTGATAAGGAAATTGTATGAGATCTCCAGAACACCGGAATTCAAAAGCCGGGTGATAATAGTCGAAAATTACGACATGAATATCGCTCGACACTTGGTAAGCGGTGTGGATATCTGGCTAAATACACCTAGAAGACCCCACGAAGCGAGCGGAACGAGCGGTGAAAAAGCCGGAATGAATGGAGTTCTTAACTTCAGCGTCCTCGATGGCTGGTGGGTGGAAGGTTTCAACGGAGAAAACGGCTGGGCTATCGGCGATAACAGAGACTACAGAGACCACGAACTTCAGGACAGGATAGACTCTGTGTCGATCTACAGCACGCTTGAGAAGGAGATAATCCCTCTTTACTACTCGAGAGATGAGGAAGGCGTAGCTAGGGACTGGGCGAAGAAGATGAAGAGCTCCATCAAGGAAATCGGCAGCAGATTCAATACTCACAGGATGATTGCAGAGTATGCCACCGACCTCTATTTCCCCGCCGCCGACCTGTCTGTAGAGGCCGAGAGAGACGGTTACAAACTTGCGAAGAGCGTTGCAGTCTGGAAAGACAAGTTCAGTGCCAGCTGGAATGCTATAAGAATAAAGCCCAATGTGCAGGCCGAGTCTTCTGCAAAATCGATTAAGGTCGGGCAGGAGATCGCACTCTCGGCAAACATCTACCTCGGAACTCTAGACCCATCTGAGGTTCAAGCTGAGATTTTCGTGGCGAAGATGAATGACGAAGGTGAGATGGACAGCTTCAGTCTCTATCCAATGAAGCTGATTAAAGAGGACGTCCACGGCGAATACGTATACGGCGGGAAATTCGTCGTAGCCGAAGAGGGTAATCTGGCGTACACAATCAGAGTGATCCCGAACCCTCAAAAACTGCCTGACAGATACTTCATACCCGTTGCAAAATGGATCGTATAA